Proteins encoded together in one Streptomyces sp. NBC_01216 window:
- a CDS encoding ASCH domain-containing protein: protein MTGPHALKPCLLAFPGPLRDRLVAAVLSGEKVSTTGLFAEWAVEKEELPEVGERSALIDSDGREVAVLEVTEVRVLPLGEVGLRHAVDEGEGHTTVAAWRADHERFWHSEEMREALGDPGFTVDDTTLVVAERFRVAERLA, encoded by the coding sequence ATGACCGGTCCTCACGCACTCAAGCCCTGTCTCCTCGCCTTCCCCGGCCCGCTGCGGGACCGCCTGGTCGCCGCGGTGCTCTCCGGCGAGAAGGTCTCCACCACCGGGCTTTTCGCCGAATGGGCGGTGGAGAAGGAGGAGTTGCCGGAGGTGGGCGAGCGTTCGGCCCTGATCGACTCCGACGGGCGCGAGGTGGCGGTCCTGGAAGTGACGGAGGTTCGGGTACTGCCCCTGGGCGAGGTCGGCCTCCGGCACGCCGTCGACGAGGGCGAGGGACACACCACCGTCGCCGCGTGGCGGGCCGACCACGAGCGCTTCTGGCACTCGGAGGAGATGCGGGAGGCGCTGGGGGACCCCGGGTTCACCGTCGACGACACCACGCTGGTGGTGGCGGAACGCTTCCGGGTGGCGGAACGCCTCGCCTGA
- a CDS encoding S-(hydroxymethyl)mycothiol dehydrogenase yields the protein MAQQVQGVVAPGRDKPVRVETILVPDPGPGEAVVRIQACGVCHTDLHYKQGGINDEFPFLLGHEAAGVVESVGDGVTDVTPGDFVILNWRAVCGTCRACTRGRPWYCFATRNATQRMTLLDGTALSPALGIGAFAEKTLVAAGQCTKVDPAVAPEIAGLLGCGVMAGIGAAINTGDVGRGDTVAVIGCGGVGDAAVVGSRLAGAARIIAVDIDDRKLEKAKEMGATHTVNSRSTDPVEAIRELTGGFGADVVIEAVGHPETYRQAFYARDLAGTVVLVGVPTPEMRLELPLLDVFGRGGALKSSWYGDCLPSRDFPMLIDLHQQGRIDLGAFVTETIGLGDVENAFARMHEGDVLRSVVIL from the coding sequence ATGGCGCAGCAGGTCCAGGGAGTCGTCGCCCCCGGCAGGGACAAGCCCGTACGGGTGGAGACGATCCTTGTCCCCGATCCGGGCCCCGGCGAGGCGGTGGTGCGGATCCAGGCATGCGGGGTCTGCCACACCGATCTCCACTACAAGCAGGGCGGCATCAACGACGAGTTCCCCTTCCTGCTCGGTCACGAGGCGGCCGGGGTCGTGGAGTCAGTCGGCGACGGGGTCACCGACGTGACCCCCGGAGACTTCGTGATCCTCAACTGGCGTGCCGTGTGCGGCACCTGCCGGGCCTGCACCCGCGGTCGTCCCTGGTACTGCTTCGCCACCCGCAACGCCACGCAGCGGATGACCCTGCTCGACGGCACGGCACTCTCCCCGGCCCTCGGCATCGGAGCCTTCGCCGAGAAGACGCTGGTCGCCGCAGGCCAGTGCACCAAGGTCGACCCGGCCGTCGCCCCCGAGATCGCCGGACTCCTCGGCTGCGGGGTCATGGCCGGCATCGGTGCCGCGATCAACACCGGCGACGTCGGCCGCGGCGACACGGTCGCCGTCATCGGCTGCGGCGGTGTCGGCGACGCCGCCGTCGTCGGCTCCCGCCTCGCCGGAGCTGCCCGGATCATCGCCGTCGACATCGACGACCGCAAGCTGGAGAAGGCGAAGGAGATGGGCGCCACCCACACCGTCAACTCCCGCTCCACCGACCCCGTCGAGGCGATCCGCGAGCTCACCGGAGGCTTCGGCGCCGACGTCGTCATCGAGGCCGTCGGCCACCCGGAGACCTACCGGCAGGCCTTCTACGCCCGCGACCTGGCCGGCACCGTCGTCCTCGTCGGCGTCCCCACCCCCGAGATGAGACTCGAACTCCCGCTCCTCGACGTCTTCGGCCGCGGCGGAGCCCTCAAGTCCTCCTGGTACGGCGACTGCCTGCCCTCCCGCGACTTCCCGATGCTCATCGACCTGCACCAGCAGGGCCGCATCGACCTCGGCGCGTTCGTCACCGAGACCATCGGCCTCGGCGACGTCGAGAATGCCTTCGCCCGGATGCACGAGGGCGACGTCCTGCGCTCGGTGGTGATCCTCTGA
- a CDS encoding MBL fold metallo-hydrolase has translation MATRVDHLVTSGTFSLDGGTWDVDNNVWIVGDDTEAIVIDAAHDAPAILAALDGRTLRAIVCTHAHNDHIDAAPALAAATGARILLHPDDQPLWKQTHPDHTPDGDLADGQVLTIAGTDLQVLHTPGHAPGAVCLHAPDLGTVFTGDTLFHGGPGATGRSFSHFPTIIESIRTRLLTLPPETVVRTGHGDSTTIGAEAPALDAWISRGH, from the coding sequence ATGGCGACCCGAGTCGACCACCTGGTCACCTCCGGAACCTTCTCGCTCGACGGCGGCACCTGGGACGTCGACAACAACGTCTGGATCGTGGGCGACGACACGGAGGCGATCGTCATCGACGCCGCCCACGACGCCCCCGCGATCCTCGCCGCCCTCGACGGCCGCACCCTGCGGGCCATCGTCTGCACCCACGCCCACAACGACCACATCGACGCGGCCCCGGCGCTCGCCGCCGCCACCGGCGCCCGAATCCTGCTACACCCCGACGACCAGCCGCTCTGGAAGCAGACCCACCCCGACCACACCCCCGACGGCGACCTCGCCGACGGCCAGGTCCTCACCATCGCCGGGACCGACCTCCAGGTCCTGCACACTCCCGGACACGCCCCCGGCGCGGTCTGCCTTCACGCCCCCGACCTGGGCACCGTCTTCACCGGCGATACCCTCTTCCACGGCGGTCCCGGTGCGACGGGGCGCTCCTTCTCCCACTTCCCGACCATCATCGAGTCGATCCGCACCCGCCTGCTCACCCTCCCGCCCGAGACCGTCGTGCGCACCGGCCACGGCGATTCGACCACCATCGGCGCCGAGGCACCCGCGCTCGACGCATGGATCAGCCGAGGCCACTGA
- a CDS encoding pseudouridine synthase yields the protein MRRRTRTPAAPLPQREGVDPARVRLPEDPEGVWATVGDHLRARFGGAIGAGRVDEMLRDGRFVGVRGPVSGQEPYDSGRYLWFHRDFPAEERVPFGIGVVHRDERLVVVDKPHFLATMPRGRHVTETAMARLRRELGLPELQPAHRLDRLTAGLVLFVVRTEDRGAYQTLFRDRLVAKEYEAVAPHDPGLAFPVTVRSRIVKERGAPAAREEPGEPNSESRIERVGHRGGLARYRLAPVTGRTHQLRVHMNSLGLPILHDPLYPDVCPDGPEDFTRPLQLLARTLEFTDPVTGVPRRFESRLRLSGLG from the coding sequence GTGAGACGGAGAACGAGGACCCCTGCCGCGCCGCTGCCCCAGCGGGAGGGCGTCGACCCGGCACGGGTGCGGCTGCCCGAGGACCCGGAAGGGGTCTGGGCGACGGTCGGGGACCATCTCCGGGCGCGGTTCGGGGGCGCGATCGGGGCCGGGCGGGTCGACGAGATGCTCCGGGACGGCCGCTTCGTCGGGGTCCGGGGGCCGGTGTCCGGCCAGGAGCCGTACGACTCCGGACGGTACCTCTGGTTCCACCGGGACTTCCCCGCCGAGGAGCGGGTGCCCTTCGGCATCGGGGTGGTGCACCGCGACGAACGGCTCGTGGTCGTCGACAAACCGCACTTCCTCGCGACGATGCCGCGCGGCCGGCATGTGACGGAGACGGCGATGGCCCGGCTGCGGCGCGAGCTGGGACTGCCGGAGCTCCAGCCGGCGCACCGGCTCGACCGGCTGACAGCCGGCCTGGTGCTCTTCGTCGTGCGGACCGAGGACCGGGGCGCGTACCAGACCCTGTTCCGGGACCGGCTGGTCGCCAAGGAGTACGAGGCGGTGGCCCCGCACGATCCGGGGCTCGCGTTCCCGGTGACGGTGCGGAGCCGGATCGTGAAGGAGCGGGGCGCGCCGGCGGCCCGGGAGGAGCCGGGCGAGCCCAACAGCGAGAGTCGGATCGAGCGGGTCGGGCACCGGGGCGGCCTGGCCCGGTACCGGTTGGCGCCGGTCACCGGGCGCACCCATCAGCTGCGGGTGCACATGAACTCCCTGGGGCTGCCGATCCTGCACGATCCGCTCTATCCCGACGTGTGCCCGGACGGGCCGGAGGACTTCACCCGTCCGCTGCAACTGCTGGCGCGGACGCTGGAGTTCACCGACCCGGTGACGGGCGTGCCGAGGCGGTTCGAGAGTCGGCTGCGACTCAGTGGCCTCGGCTGA